The DNA window ACACGCTCATTAACCAATACCAAGGCTTCAAACACACCGGGTATTGCCGCCAATTGGCGTGATAGTTCTTCCGACTGATCCGCATCCATTTCATTCACATGGTACATCTTGGAGCGCACCGCCGCCGGTGCTTGCATCGTAGCGGCGAGCATCAACCATACTGCCAATAACAATCCGCAAAATACATAGAGCGCAACGCTGCCATACGTTCCCATCAAATGACCGCCCGCCGCAGCACCGGCAAATGTGCCCAAAAACTGCGTACTGCTGTAAATGCCGATGGCTGTTCCTTTGGCTCCTACCGGTGCGATTTTCGAAATCAAGGACGGCAAACTGGCTTCGAGCAAATTGAAGGCGGTGAAAAAAACCAAAAGCGCTGCGGCTGTTCCCCAGATGGAATCGGAGGCCACTGCCAACAACACTTGTCCGGTTAGCAATAACGCAATCGCCGCAACAAAAACCTGTTTTAACTTAGCCTTCTTTTCGGAATAAATAATGGCTGGAACAATGAGAACAACGGATAAAATCAAAACCGGCAAATAAATCTGCCAATGATTTTCTGCAGCCATGCCTGCCTGACGCAAAGTCAGCGGCACCACCAGCCACAATGCCATCAACGCCGCATGCAAGGCAAAAATACCGTAGTTCAAGCGCAGCAGCTGGGTATTGCGCAATACATCGACAAAACTCGCCGGCGATGCCTCGGTATCGGAATGGAAGCGGCTGATCACCGGATTGGGAATAACCTTCTTAACGACGATCATGGCGAGCATGGCCAAAACACCGGTCATGGCAAAAATCCCCGGTACGCCTATCCATTGATTCAACACCGGCGCGGCAATCAGGGAAATAGCGAAAACGGTACCGATGGTCATGCCGATCGTTGCCATCGCTTTGGTACGATGTTCTTCGCGCGTCAGATCCGCTGCCAGCGCCATCACCGCCGCTGAAATCGCACCGGCGCCTTGAATGATCCGGCCCGCT is part of the Gammaproteobacteria bacterium genome and encodes:
- a CDS encoding MFS transporter yields the protein MSPVELRATVGLAGVYGLRMFGLFIILPVFAFYAEDLPGGDNYTLVGIALGAYGLTQAVLQIPFGWLSDRIGRKPVIYLGLVLFVLGSLIAAAATDIYWVIAGRIIQGAGAISAAVMALAADLTREEHRTKAMATIGMTIGTVFAISLIAAPVLNQWIGVPGIFAMTGVLAMLAMIVVKKVIPNPVISRFHSDTEASPASFVDVLRNTQLLRLNYGIFALHAALMALWLVVPLTLRQAGMAAENHWQIYLPVLILSVVLIVPAIIYSEKKAKLKQVFVAAIALLLTGQVLLAVASDSIWGTAAALLVFFTAFNLLEASLPSLISKIAPVGAKGTAIGIYSSTQFLGTFAGAAAGGHLMGTYGSVALYVFCGLLLAVWLMLAATMQAPAAVRSKMYHVNEMDADQSEELSRQLAAIPGVFEALVLVNERVAYLKVDMKGFDEEKVIKLLEGGNIHGVDQ